A genomic region of Colletotrichum destructivum chromosome 5, complete sequence contains the following coding sequences:
- a CDS encoding Putative acyltransferase 3 domain-containing protein, giving the protein MFARSSRARQRGTMWEESTRGQDGQLDMPARSTKEREGGTDEKTSSRGGAADKIRCLDGLRGVACLLVFNYHFLWPWTPAIMLGYGAMPPGSPEPYFERSSLPILCLLQRGRPMVAIFFAISGYVLCRHILRAIHERRLEAAYQGLASSVFRRVFRLYIPPTISMFLVALLAQMGAFRSEDDIYKGPDSRYINGTVTVAQLNVNGTRCVNGTHAVEGASGVADYLRLQTPAFLGNVTTNETSTLCLNATSQLFMPAMLYMLADDIEAKAKAANETRARELNGTMINVTMEDTTTTTITHAGDKAKAEKHKPSYHDLLHLHMKPAAALSGNDDDDTDANGRANATRGPTNFTWVQLGGSWEEHPFIHDNMTYALKNFTRAYVEWANPFNFGHYHTRYDPHTFTIPMELRGSMFIYLFLLATAALRAKWRFRVGALLSAYSLVLGRWDMATFMGGVLLSEADIRRADRNGGGVGGGGGLVPPATSSKKSRHRAGLGQSALGSRTTRWAALVVALYLLSYPDAGAEWTPGFVFLSSLVPRYYAPLSGWMFYQATGALLLLPCVLHSPTLRGALEGRVAQYLGRVSFSFYLVHGPVLHSLGFWIMPRLFERLGRNTGFVVGWVVLLGVSLYLSDWWCRKVDVWSATVGRRVEKMMKD; this is encoded by the coding sequence ATGTTCGCCCGCAGCAGTCGGGCAAGACAGAGAGGCACCATGTGGGAAGAGTCCACGCGGGGCCAGGACGGACAGCTGGACATGCCGGCCCGGTCAACAAAGGAGCGCGAAGGAGGGACGGACGagaagacgtcgtcgagggggggTGCCGCGGATAAGATTAGGtgcctcgacggcctccgcGGGGTGGCCtgcctcctcgtcttcaactACCACTTCCTGTGGCCGTGGACGCCGGCCATCATGCTCGGCTACGGCGCCATGCCCCCCGGGTCGCCCGAGCCGTACTTTGAGCGGTCATCCCTGCCTATCCTCTGCCTCCTGCAACGCGGACGCCCGATGgtcgccatcttcttcgccatctcGGGCTACGTCCTGTGCCGGCACATCTTGAGGGCTATCCACGAGCGCCGTCTCGAGGCCGCCTACCAGGGCCTCGCGTCGTCCGTCTTCCGGCGCGTGTTCCGCCTGTACATCCCTCCCACCATCAGCATGTTCCTAGTGGCGCTGCTCGCCCAGATGGGCGCCTTCCGATCCGAGGACGACATCTACAAGGGACCCGACTCGAGGTACATCAACGGCACGGTGACGGTGGCCCAGCTCAACGTGAACGGCACGCGGTGCGTCAACGGCACacacgccgtcgagggcgcctccggcgtcgccgactACCTGAGGCTGCAGACCCCGGCCTTCCTGGGCAACGTCACAACCAACGAGACGAGCACGCTCTGCCTGAACGCCACGTCGCAGCTGTTCATGCCGGCGATGCTGTACATGCTAgccgacgacatcgaggccaaggccaaggcggcgaACGAGACCAGGGCAAGAGAGCTGAACGGGACGATGATCAACGTCACGATGGAggacaccaccaccaccaccatcactCACGCGGgggacaaggccaaggccgagaagcacAAGCCGTCCTACCacgacctcctccacctgcACATGAAGCCCGCAGCTGCCCTCTCgggcaacgacgacgacgacaccgacgccaacggcCGGGCGAACGCCACGCGCGGCCCCACGAACTTCACGTGGGTGCAGCTCGGCGGCTCGTGGGAAGAGCACCCCTTCATCCACGACAACATGACGTACGCCCTGAAGAACTTCACGCGGGCCTACGTCGAGTGGGCGAACCCCTTCAACTTCGGTCACTACCACACCCGCTACGACCCGCACACCTTCACGATCCCCATGGAGCTGCGCGGCTCCATGTTCATCTACCTCTTCCTcctggccaccgccgccctgcgGGCCAAGTGGCGCTtccgcgtcggcgccctcctctcGGCGTACAGCCTCGTCCTGGGCCGCTGGGATATGGCCACCTTTATGGGCGGCGTGCTGCTCTCCGAGGCGGACATCAGGCGGGCCGACAGGAACGGCGGCGgagtaggaggaggagggggcttgGTGCCACCGGCGACGAGCAGCAAGAAGAGCCGTCAccgcgccggcctgggccagTCGGCACTCGGCTCGCGAACCACCCGCTGGGCggcgctcgtcgtcgcgctcTACCTCCTCTCGTAcccggacgccggcgccgagtggACGCccggcttcgtcttcctctcctcgCTCGTGCCGCGGTACTACGCGCCGCTGTCCGGCTGGATGTTCTACCAAGCGACGggcgcgctgctgctgctcccctGCGTGCTGCACAGCCCGACCCTCCGCGGCGCGCTCGAAGGGCGGGTGGCGCAGTACCTCGGCCGGGTCAGCTTCTCCTTCTACCTCGTCCACGGGCCTGTCCTGCACAGCCTGGGCTTCTGGATCATGCCGCGCCTGTtcgagcgcctcggccgcaACACCGGCTTCGTGGTAGGCTGGGTCGTCTTGCTGGGCGTCTCGCTGTACCTGTCGGATTGGTGGTGTAGGAAGGTCGACGTATGGAGCGCGACTGTCGGGAGGAGGgtggagaagatgatgaaggaCTGA
- a CDS encoding Putative interferon alpha-inducible protein IFI6/IFI27, giving the protein MSRDNKPASEPEKLVETLPLHPDLLPGDEKQRATDGDGNGNAGNGYGWAYEKAKSWASENPGQVVRLAVGVAAMRAPAFVAGLLLGTAGFGAQGIAAGSAAAAAQAGIGNVAAGGVFATLQSARMGGNGAAVVNRVVQAGGAALFAKSGYDAFKQWASSEEKSTDRSASGHASTDE; this is encoded by the exons ATGAGTCGCGACAACAAGCCTGCTTCCGAGCCGGAGAAGCTCGTGGAGACGCTGCCACTTCACCCAGACCTCCTGCCGGGAGACGAGAAGCAACGCGCCACTGATGGTGATGGTAACGGCAATGCTGGCAATGGTTACGGATGGGCGTATGAAAAG GCCAAGTCTTGGGCGTCTGAGAACCCTGGTCAGGTGGTAcgcctcgccgtcggtgTTGCTGCCATGCGCGCTCCCGCCTTTGTTGCGGGCCTTCTGTTAGGCACGGCGGGCTTCGGAGCGCAAGGCATTGCTGCCG GctcggctgctgctgcggctcAAGCGGGAATCGGAAATGTCGCCGCGGGTGGCGTCTTTGCCACACTCCAGAGCGCCAGGATGGGCGGAAACGGAGCGGCGGTCGTCAACAGAGTGGTGCAGGCAGGTGGTGCTGCCTTATTTGCTAAGTCTGGATATGACGCCTTCAAGCAATGGGCCAGCAGCGAAGAAAAGTCGACGGACAGATCGGCTTCTGGTCACGCATCGACAGACGAGTAG
- a CDS encoding Putative alternaria alternata allergen 1, whose product MKFTLATVAALFGASAIAAPAPQEDAPRPSENIDIADLSVRKQQNGTVTNVSFLLSGDDATDLACQGNTGVPSDVITCGDSKYRFTIRQGTETEFALRIYHELGLAVGYWGEGDVFTYCHAGGLGDLLCNQVYPTTIVIDNNPPPVNP is encoded by the exons ATGAAGTTCACTCTCGCTACCGTCGCTGCCCTCTTCGGCGCTTCTGCCATTGCCGCGCCTGCTCCCCAAGAGGACGCGCCCCGTCCGTCGGAGAACATtgacatcgccgacctctCCGTCCGCAAGCAGCAGAACGGCACCGTGACCAACGTCAGCTTCCTTCtctcgggcgacgacgccacGGACCTGGCTTGCCAGGGTAACACCGGCGTTCCTTCCGACGTCATCACCTGCGGCGACTCCAAGTACCGCTTCACTATCCGCCAGGGCACAGAGACCGAGTTCGCTCTCCGCATCTACCATGAGCTCGGCCTTGC GGTCGGCTACTGGGGCGAGGGTGATGTCTTCACGTACTGCCACGCCGGCGGTCTAGGAGACCTTCTCTGCAACCAGGTTTACCCTACGACCATTGTCATCGAcaacaacccccctcccGTCAACCCTTAG
- a CDS encoding Putative ribonuclease P/MRP protein subunit Rpp20/Pop7, whose product MAPAHSPAQGQPGTDDPRQKRRSRVEKLPRLPEGSKIQKRALARPQQPVSSNSRYICVGAKCSFMSVVSRVRAQLDKSLKHTAPSTRGLNLNQRVDLLHRDGGTKGRDGQAVVLGAGRAVERVLAVAAWFAEQSDCVVEVRTKTVRVVDDVVLEGEEEGGFEDESRVRKVSGLEAIVRLR is encoded by the exons ATGGCGCCCGCCCACTCACCGGCACAAGGCCAGCCTGGCACAGACGACCCAAGGCAGAAAAGGCGATCAAGGGTGGAAAAGCTGCCTCGCCTTCCTGAAG GCTCCAAGATCCAGAAGCGCGCGCTCGCACGCCCGCAGCAGCCCGTCTCGTCCAACTCGAGGTACATCTGCGTCGGCGCAAAGTGCTCCTTCATGTCCGTCGTCTCGCGCGTCCGCGCCCAGCTCGATAAGTCGCTCAAGCacacggcgccgtcaacgcGCGGCCTGAACCTGAACCAGCGCGTCGACCTGCTGCACCGCGACGGCGGGACCAagggccgcgacggccaggCCGTGGTGCTCGGGGCCGGGAGGGCCGTCGAGAGGGTCCTGGCGGTCGCCGCGTGGTTCGCGGAGCAGAGCGActgcgtcgtcgaggtgcgGACCAAGACGGTGCGGGtcgtggacgacgtcgtgctcgagggcgaggaggagggagggttcgaggacgagagccGGGTGAGGAAGGTGAGCGGGCTGGAGGCTATTGTGAGGTTGAGATGA
- a CDS encoding Putative serine hydrolase FSH, alpha/Beta hydrolase, with the protein MRLALFVRNNITSSSAAGFRSAPQGFKSQPQFRRHIFVTRTMSTTNGSAPNGAAAKNPNGKQEIKILMLHGYTQSGPLFRSKTRALEKLIAKSLGPFNIAPTLTYPTGPSKLSPRDIPGFVPDESGGDQDQDIDAWSWWRKDEASGSYRFLAEGVSAVADAVREAGGDVDGVLGFSQGGAFAALLAAMLETPHRDEAKIPEDLRAAVRALREANGGRPFKFAVIYSGFFAPPDELRWAYEPRIKTPTLHFLGSLDTVVEESRSRGLVDRCEDPLVVVHPGGHYVPITKEWAMPLIGFIKKIADEEKAKSNI; encoded by the exons ATGAGACTCGCGCTCTTCGTTCGAAACAATATAacatcttcttctgctgcAGGATTCCGCTCGGCCCCCCAAGGATTCAAGTCTCAACCCCAATTCCGTCGTCACATCTTCGTCACCCGCACAATGTCAACGACTAACGGTTCGGCGCCAaacggcgcggcggcgaaaAATCCCAACGGGAAGCAGGAGATCAAGATCCTCATGCTTCATG GATACACCCAGTCGGGCCCCCTCTTCCGCTCAAAGACccgcgccctcgagaagctcatcgCAAAGTCCCTGGGCCCCTTCAACATCGCCCCCACGCTCACCTACCCCACGGGCCCCTCCAAGCTCTCCCCGCGCGACATCCCCGGCTTCGTCCCGGACGAGTCGGGCGGggaccaggaccaggacaTCGACGCCTGGTCCTGGTGGCGCAAGGACGAGGCCTCGGGCTCCTAccgcttcctcgccgagggagtctccgccgtcgccgacgccgtccgcgaggccggcggcgatgtcgacggcgtgctgggcttcagccagggcggcgccttcgccgccctgctggccGCCATGCTCGAGACGCCGCACCGTGATGAGGCGAAAATCCCAGAGGACCTGCGGGCCGCGGTGCGCGCGCTGCGggaggccaacggcggccgGCCGTTTAAGTTCGCCGTCATCTACTCGGGCTTCTTCGCGCCGCCCGACGAGCTGCGGTGGGCCTACGAGCCCCGGATCAAGACGCCCACGCTGCACTtcctcggcagcctcgacACTGTCGTAGAGGAGTCGCGGAGCCGGGGGTTGGTCGACAGGTGCGAGGACCCGTTGGTGGTCGTCCACCCCGGCGGCCACTACGTGCCCATCACCAAGGAGTGGGCGATGCCGCTGATCGGCTTCATTAAGAAGATcgccgatgaggagaaggcgaagagcAACATCTAA
- a CDS encoding Putative ATP synthase, F0 complex, subunit J, producing MTWLGARALKKYPAPFLKPMAPFFAAGLVIAYGINSAQNAMMKSDEWKNDARNPLAKSAH from the exons ATGACTTGGCTCGGAGCCCGCGCACTCAAGAAGTACCCCGCGCCCTTCC TTAAGCCGATGGCGCCTTTCTTCGCTGCCG GTCTGGTCATCGCCTACGGCATCAACTCCGCCCAGAACGCCATGATGAAGT CCGACGAGTGGAAGAACGACGCCCGCAACCCCCTCGCCAAGAGCGCCCACTAA
- a CDS encoding Putative proteasome component (PCI) domain, winged helix-like DNA-binding domain superfamily, with the protein MSDGALKPEKDFSKETDKQIPEAEKLAKSDISAAIEKLSVLEKQTRQSSDLASTSRILIAIVNITKDAGDWSLMNEQVLILSKKHGQLKQAITKMVQAVMGFLDSTPNLETKLSVIETLRTVTEGKIFVEVERARITKTLSDIKKEQGDLKAATDILCELQVETFGSMDRREKTEFILAQVALCIEVGDWTQASILSRKISTRYLSRKPKKTPEQLEKEKKEREKKRARGEEVPEEKEDDTTDLKLRYYEQQIILAKHDDKYLDVCKHYRQVLDTEAVEEDPKKLHPVLQRIIFFVILAPHDNEQHDLLHRIQKDSRISQVSQEADLLKLFTVHELMRWPEVAKTFGPHLCETDVFDAQTGQSDDEKAHQRWLDLRKRVIEHNVRVVAKYYTRIQTQRLTQLLDLTEDETEKYISELVTSKTIYAKIDRPARIVSFAKPRDADDILNEWSSNMKSLLGHLERIDHLITKEEMMANIQPGASKSGKGKATKAH; encoded by the exons ATGTCGGACGGCGCCTTGAAGCCCGAGAAGGACTTCTCGAAGGAGACGGACAAGCAGATCCCGGAGGCTGAGAAGCTCGCCAAG AGCGATATctcggccgccatcgagaagctcaGCGTCCTAGAGAAGCAGACCCGCCAG TCCTCAGATCTTGCGTCGACATCGCGTATACTCATCGCCATTGTGAACATCACCAAGGATGCTGGCGACTGGAGCTTGATGAACGAGCAGGTCCTGATCCTTTCGAAGAAGCATGGCCAGCTCAAGCAGGCCATCACGAAGATGGTCCAGGCGGTGATGGGCTTCCTCGACTCGACCCCGAACCTCGAAACGAAGCTGTCCGTCATCGAGACGCTGCGGACAGTCACCGAAGGCAAAATATTTGTCGAAGTCGAGCGCGCGCGTATCACCAAGACCCTTTCCGACATCAAGAAGGAGCAAGGCGACCTGAAGGCGGCAACGGATATTCTGTGCGAGCTGCAGGTGGAGACGTTCGGTTCTATGGACCGCCGGGAGAAGACCGAGTTCATTCTGGCACAAGTCGCTCTCTGTATCGAGGTCGGTGACTGGACCCAGGCCAGCATCTTGAGCCGAAAGATCAGCACCCGCTACCTGTCGCGAAAGCCGAAGAAGACTCCCGAgcagctggagaaggagaagaaggagcgtgagaagaagagggcgagaggcGAGGAGGtgcccgaggagaaggaggacgacaCAACCGACCTTAAGCTCCGGTACTACGAGCAGCAAATCATCCTTGCGAAGCATGATGACAAGTACCTCGACGTCTGCAAGCACTACCGCCAGGTTCTCGACACCGAGGCGGTTGAGGAAGACCCCAAGAAGCTCCACCCC GTCCTTCAACGCATCATCTTCTTTGTCATCCTTGCGCCGCACGACAACGAGCAGCACGACCTGCTCCACAGAATCCAGAAAGATTCCAGAATTAGCCAAGTCTCTCAGGAGGCCGATCTTCTCAAGCTCTTCACCGTCCACGAGCTCATGCGCTGGCCCGAGGTCGCCAAAACGTTCGGCCCCCACCTCTGCGAGACCGACGTGTTCGATGCCCAGACCGGCCAGTCCGATGACGAGAAGGCCCACCAACGCTGGTTGGACCTGCGCAAGAGAGTCATCGAGCACAACGTGCGCGTTGTCGCCAAGTACTACACCCGTATCCAGACCCAGCGCCTCACCCAGCTGCTGGATCTCACCGAGGACGAGACAGAGAAGTACATCAGCGAGCTGGTCACGTCGAAGACGATCTACGCCAAGATTGACCGCCCTGCGCGCATCGTGAGCTTTGCGAAGCCCAGAGACGCGGACGACATCCTGAACGAGTGGAGCTCCAACATGAAGAGCTTGTTGGGCCACTTGGAGCGCATCGACCATCTCATTACAAAGGAGGAGATGATGGCCAACATCCAGCCAGGCGCCTCCAAGTCGGGCAAGGGAAAGGCTACCAAGGCGCATTAG
- a CDS encoding Putative peptidase C69 yields MTTMMTMLLSQSSVVLAALALAGPASASYAFYVGKDLTADGSVMVGGTGEEVSSHWLQLFPARDHAPNATITVGVTDKASIPGELFAIPQVAHTYRYLSMEYSDFEGFPAPLTNGGLNENGVTVRDVWAQNREELVSMTPTPQRGVQYSDLARIVMERARTAREGVEIIGDLMNRYGEATYGGNTHLVADKDEGWVVWEMAGGQKLWAAERLGTDEVRVLYPGYIEDFPTDFAASPDHMASDNIVSFAVEQGWWDPDGGAPFNIFNAYGEKGDNLTARDGGFKFMSQAALEDATRAMAPLTEEKLMERVRDRRIADDEAGYGQVVSLKVGVDADLLRVWNAPATSVSSPFVPWWLGVGGVPPEFGEHRYLTTGASASFLNPDYQLQEASVFAGRVFKRVLYYMCSAPDAYLPVVTQMLTGFENQSRSDIDWVETGARVLIENGEREAARSLLTYYSHSRAAKALDLGKTINDALDGHVKLTGQWRSPVGSEINDAGEGAETVNCLVGYDPDQPSWRQPAHPTKRRRTMRSKMVVQRRRG; encoded by the coding sequence atgacgacgatgatgacgatgttGTTGTCCCAAAGCTCCGTCGTCCTggcggccctcgccctcgccgggcCGGCCTCCGCCAGCTACGCCTTCTACGTCGGCAAGGAcctcaccgccgacggcagcgtcatggtcggcggcaccggcgaggaggtctCGTCCCACTGGCTGCAGTTGTTCCCAGCCCGCGACCACGCGCCCAACGCTaccatcaccgtcggcgtcacCGACAAGGCCAGCATCCCCGGCGAGCTCTTCGCCATCCCCCAGGTCGCCCACACCTACCGCTACCTGTCCATGGAGTACTCCGACTTTGAGGGCTTCCCCGCGCCCCTGACCAACGGCGGCCTCAACGAGAACGGCGTGACCGTCCGCGACGTCTGGGCCCAGAAccgcgaggagctcgtcagCATGACGCCCACGCCCCAGCGCGGCGTCCAGTACAGCGACCTCGCGCGCATCGTCATGGAGCGCGCCCGCACGGCccgcgagggcgtcgagatCATCGGCGACCTGATGAACCGCTACGGCGAGGCCACCTACGGCGGCAACAcccacctcgtcgccgacaaggacgagggcTGGGTCGTCTGGGAGATGGCCGGCGGCCAGAAGCTGTGGGCCGCCGAGCGCCTCGGGACGGACGAGGTCCGCGTGCTGTACCCGGGATACATCGAGGACTTCCCGACCGACTTCGCCGCCAGCCCAGACCACATGGCCTCGGACAACATCGtctccttcgccgtcgagcaggggTGGTGGGacccggacggcggcgcgcctTTCAACATCTTTAACGCGtacggcgagaagggcgacaACCTCACGGCgcgcgacggcggcttcaAGTTCATGTCCCAGGCcgcgctcgaggacgccacGCGCGCCATGGCGCCCCTGaccgaggagaagctcaTGGAGCGCGTGCGCGACCgccgcatcgccgacgacgaggccggctACGGCCAGGTCGTCAGCCTCAAGgtgggcgtcgacgccgacctcctGCGCGTGTGGAACGCCCCGGCCACCTCCGTCTCGTCGCCCTTCGTGCCGTGGtggctcggcgtcggcggcgtgcccCCGGAGTTCGGCGAGCACCGCTACCTCACCACCGGCGCCTCCGCCAGCTTCCTGAACCCGGACTACCAGCTCCAGGAGGCGAGTgtcttcgccggccgcgtTTTCAAGCGCGTGCTCTACTACATGTGCTCTGCGCCGGACGCCTATCTCCCCGTCGTCACGCAGATGCTCACAGGCTTCGAGAACCAGAGCCGGAGTGACATCGACTGGGTCGAGACGGGCGCGAGGGTGCTCATCGAGAACGGCGAGCGCGAGGCCGCGCGGTCCCTGCTCACGTACTACTCCCACAGCAGGGCCGCCAAGGCGCTTGACCTCGGCAAGACCATCAACGACGCGCTCGACGGGCACGTCAAGCTGACGGGCCAGTGGCGCAGCCCCGTGGGGAGCGAGAtcaacgacgccggcgagggcgccgagacgGTCAACTGCCTGGTCGGCTATGACCCGGACCAGCCGAGCTGGAGGCAGCCCGCGCATCCCACCAAGCGAAGGAGGACTATGAGGAGCAAGATGGTTGTCCAGCGCAGGAGGGGCTAG
- a CDS encoding Putative RAVE subunit 2/Rogdi protein: MSIAIWPPLAPADLLQKKEESLKRELEWIVTETHAVLGDIRHGLQDCYALLAPIDPGSTLVMSTQRNERVKGTVTRVGTRIVKGTIHLQLKTLPTQTLTIDPSHPVHIAALETIHTHLTECLDLLSLTDAPSHSPSTNATQLAAQLRILAASLAESSLLLKGPPLNEPDPRWQSDSCPPVHFAPALGPNVSVHLALQESSLVLWLRALEPVATPVHFGTKLGLALGTLRRLEHDEMDRPFRFTYSTVTDGGQKHKHGTPHPQSSGGGSPLSGLGTPSSNGEANEVYVREKVRVESLPDPNLMSLSSKLVALGHTLANARRNLAAVMGEEFDE, from the exons ATGTCAATAGCAATCTGGCCTCCCCTGGCCCCCGCAGACCTGCTTCAAAAGAAGGAGGAATCACTC AAACGCGAGCTGGAATGGATCGTCACCGAAAcccacgccgtcctcggggACATCCGCCACGGCCTGCAGGACTGCTACGCCCTCCTGGCGCCCATCGACCCGGGGAGCACCCTCGTCATGAGCACGCAGCGTAACGAGCGCGTAAAGGGGACCGTTACCCGCGTCGGCACGCGCATAGTCAAAGGG ACAATCCACCTCCAGCTCAAAACCCTCCCGACCCAGACCCTAACCATCGACCCTTCGCACCCAGTccacatcgccgccctcgagaccATCCATACCCACCTCACCGAGTGCCTCgacctcctctccctcaccGACGCGCCCTCCCACTCCCCCTCCACCAACGCCacccagctcgccgcccagctccgTATCCTCGCAGCTTCCCTCGCCGAgtcctccctcctcctcaagggCCCGCCTCTCAACGAGCCCGACCCCCGCTGGCAGTCCGACTCGTGCCCGCCCGTCCACTTCGCTCCGGCCCTCGGTCCCAACGTCAGCGTCCACCTCGCCCTGCAGGAGTCGAGCCTCGTCCTCTGGCTGcgcgccctcgagcccgtCGCGACCCCCGTCCACTTCGGCACCaagctcggcctcgccctcggcaccttgcgccgcctcgagcacGACGAGATGGACCGCCCCTTCCGCTTCACTTATAGCACCGTtaccgacggcggccagaaGCACAAGCACGGCACCCCGCACCCGcagagcagcggcggcggcagccccCTCAGTGGGCTCGGCACGCCGTCGAGCAACGGAGAGGCCAACGAAGTCTACGTGCGGGAGAAGGTCCGCGTCGAGAGCCTGCCGGACCCGAACCTGATGTCCCTGTCCTCCAAGCTGGTTGCCCTCGGCCACACGTTGGCCAACGCGAGGAGGAATCTGGCGGCCGTCATGGGCGAAGAGTTTGATGAATGA